The following are from one region of the Sandaracinus amylolyticus genome:
- the murA gene encoding UDP-N-acetylglucosamine 1-carboxyvinyltransferase, whose product MDNIKVRGGTPLRGTLRVSGAKNAALPILCSALLADGEHVFRNVPDLRDIVTTAKLLEHMGLEVDVNPPVVTVRAKPVLEPDAPYELVKQMRASVLVLGPLVARYGRARVSLPGGCAIGARPIDQHLKGLEAMGAEIDLSHGYVNVTVPSGRLKGAEIHLDIPTVTGTENLMCAAVLAKGRTRLANAAREPEVEELACVLNKMGASVEGAGTDVITIEGKDELHPVDHAIIADRIEAGTYMVGAAVTGGNVLLEGITFDHIEALCAKMRSAGIVVEREAGGIRVVGKPPFKPVDVTTEPHPGFPTDMQAQFMLLMCMANGSSVITETIFENRFMHVPELVRMGARIDIRGRSAFVHGPSKLQGARVMATDLRASASLVLAGLVAQGETEVLRVYHIDRGYERIEEKLRALGADIERVKGSA is encoded by the coding sequence GTGGACAACATCAAGGTACGCGGAGGCACGCCGCTGCGCGGCACGCTCCGCGTGAGCGGTGCGAAGAACGCCGCGCTGCCCATCCTCTGCTCCGCGCTCCTCGCCGACGGCGAGCACGTCTTCCGCAACGTCCCGGACCTGCGCGACATCGTCACGACGGCGAAGCTGCTCGAGCACATGGGGCTCGAGGTCGACGTGAACCCGCCGGTCGTCACCGTGCGCGCAAAGCCGGTGCTCGAGCCCGATGCGCCCTACGAGCTCGTGAAGCAGATGCGCGCGTCGGTGCTCGTGCTCGGCCCGCTCGTCGCGCGCTACGGCCGCGCGCGGGTGTCGCTCCCGGGCGGCTGCGCGATCGGCGCGCGCCCGATCGATCAGCACCTCAAGGGCCTCGAGGCCATGGGCGCCGAGATCGATCTCTCGCACGGCTACGTGAACGTCACCGTGCCGAGCGGACGCCTCAAGGGCGCGGAGATCCACCTCGACATCCCGACGGTCACGGGCACCGAGAACCTCATGTGCGCGGCCGTGCTCGCGAAGGGCCGCACGCGCCTCGCGAACGCCGCGCGCGAGCCCGAGGTCGAAGAGCTCGCGTGCGTGCTCAACAAGATGGGCGCGAGCGTCGAGGGCGCGGGCACCGACGTGATCACGATCGAGGGCAAGGACGAGCTCCACCCGGTGGATCACGCGATCATCGCGGACCGCATCGAGGCGGGCACGTACATGGTCGGGGCCGCCGTGACCGGCGGGAACGTGCTGCTCGAGGGGATCACGTTCGATCACATCGAGGCGCTCTGCGCGAAGATGCGATCGGCGGGCATCGTCGTGGAGCGCGAAGCGGGCGGGATCCGCGTCGTCGGCAAGCCGCCGTTCAAGCCGGTCGACGTCACGACCGAGCCGCACCCGGGCTTCCCGACCGACATGCAGGCGCAGTTCATGTTGCTGATGTGCATGGCGAACGGCTCGAGCGTCATCACCGAGACGATCTTCGAGAACCGCTTCATGCACGTGCCCGAGCTGGTCCGCATGGGCGCGCGCATCGACATCCGCGGCCGCTCGGCGTTCGTGCACGGGCCGAGCAAGCTGCAGGGCGCGCGCGTGATGGCGACCGACCTGCGCGCGAGCGCGTCGCTCGTGCTCGCAGGGCTCGTCGCGCAGGGTGAGACCGAGGTGCTGCGCGTCTATCACATCGATCGCGGCTACGAGCGCATCGAGGAGAAGCTGCGCGCGCTCGGCGCCGACATCGAGAGGGTGAAGGGCAGTGCCTGA